The genomic window CGGCGTTGGCGTTGGTGAGAGATCCCGACGAAGCGAAGCAAGCCGATGGCCGCCAACGGATGCAGTCGCTGGCGCCCGTCGATTCGCCCGGATACCCCCCGGCCCACTTCTGGCTGGTCGAGCAGTACCTCGGGGGCGCCATGGGGGACGGTCCGGAGGAGCGGTTGCGGCTCGTCGATGCGCACCTTGAGCAACTTCGCAAAGCGGGCATCCGCGGCGAGTCGGTCGACTTCGCCCGGGCGCTGTGGCTGCTGCAGTCAGGGAAGCGTGAGGAAGGCGCCGAGGCGCTCCAAAAGCTCGCCCCGAAGAATCCCATGGCCGCTTCCCAGTTGATGTTGGTCAGCGTCGAACTTGGCCGGCCCGAGGACGCGCGCCGCGAGGCGGCGCGAGTCCGTACCTATCTCCTGGACGAACAGAATCGCGGCGCGCAGCCCACGCCCCAGTCGATGCAATTGCTGGCGGTCGCTGAACAGTTGTTGGGCAACGTCCGCGGTTGCGAAGCGGCGTTGCGCCAATGGATCGCCGTCGATCCCGAGCGCCCCGAACCGCGGGCGGCCCTGGGGGAGATCTCGCTCAACGAATTGCGAGTCGCCATCCTCTCGCAACGACCCGACGGGGCGCGGTTGGCCCAATTGCTGTCCGACGCGGTCCGGTTCATGCCGCCGCAAACCCCGCTGGGGGACGCGGTCGCCGCCATCGCCTTGCGCGACGACGGACCGCGACTGCTCCGCGCGATGGCCGAGAGCCTCAACGAAGCCGAAGACCCCCCCGCTTCGCTGATGCTGTTGGTGGGCACGCATCTGGCCCAGATCGGCGAGGCGGCTTCGGCCGAGCGGTTGTTTGAGCGTTCGGTGGCGAACGACCCGGGCAACGGGGCGGCTTGGAACAACTACGCCTGGGTGCTGATGAACCTGGAGGGGAGCGACCGGCTGACCGCAGCCCGCGCGGCGGCCGATCGCGCCGTGACGATCGATCCCGATTCGCCCAGCTTCCGCGAGACGCGCGGGCAGGTGCTGGCGAAGCTGTCCGAGTGGGAGGCCGCCGCTGCGGATCTCGAGTATGCTCTGAACGGGCTTCCCGATTCCAAGCCGACCCATGCCGCGTTGGCGCGGGCGTATCGCGAGCTCGGCAAACCTGAATTGGCCGCGGCCCACGAAGAACTGGCGAAATGACGGCCGGCCAGCGGCCCTCCGCTTTGAATTACCGACGAGGAGTTGGCGTGCGAACGATTACGGGACTGATGTTGGCGTTCTGGTTCGTTGCGGCGCCGTGCCGGGCGGTTCTGCAGCCGCAGGAGATCGCGTTGGTCGTCGCCGAGGGGAGCCGCGACTCGCAGCGGCTGGCCGAGTACTACTGCAAAGTTCGCGGCGTGCCGGTCGAGAACATCTGCGCGGTGGCGATGCCTGCAGGCGAGACCTGCCCTCGCGACGAATGGCAACAGGCGATTCGTCCGGCGATCAGGTCGTGGCTTGCCGAGCACGATCCCGACCGCAAGTTGAAATGCTTGGCGACCGTCTGGGACGTGCCGCTGCGAATCGGCGCCGCCGAGCCGGACGAGCGCTTGCAGGCTTACCGGGAGTTCTTGACGGGCGAGTATCAGGTGCGACTTGAGAGCCTCCGCAGGGCGGAACGGACGTTCCGCGATTGGTCGGACGCGACCAAATTGGTCGCCGCCCCCGAGTCGACCTCGGACGAATCCACGGACTTGGCCGCGTTGGAGAAGAGCTTGGAAAAGGCCCTGCAGGCCGCTCAAGCCGAGAACAAGCAAATCCCCGATCCCGCGCGGCAGCGCGAGCGGCAGATGGAGGTGCAGCAGTTGGCGGGCGCCATCGGGGGGGCCAACATCCTGCTGCAGGCGCTCAACAATCAACTCACTGCCGCGCCGGACTCGGCGGAGCCGCTCAAGGTCGAGTTCCATGCTCTCCGTGGTCGCAATATCGGCTTGGCCGAGATCCAAGGATTGCTTGAGCAGCAGGCCCCCGGGATCGACCGGGACGCAATTCGTCTGGCGGTGCTCGACCGGGCCGCGGGGTGGCTCGGCTCGGCCAAGTGGTTGCAGGAGCAGTTGGCCGCCGTCGCCAAGAACGAAACGATGGCCAGCTTTGACAGCGAACTTTCGCTCGTCCTGTGGCCCGAGGAGTACCAGTTGCTGCGGTGGCAGCCGAACTACCTTCGCAACACGTACGACGGCTCGCAACTGCGGCGGGTCCATCCCACGCTCATGGTGGCGCGGATCGACGCCCCGACGCTCGCCTTGGCCAAGGGGCTGATCGACACGGCCGTCGAGGTCGAGAAGAAAGGGCTTGCCGGCAAGGCGTATTTCGACGCCCGCGGCATCGGCACGCGCGAGCAGGAAAACGTCGCCCCCGGCAGCTATGCCGACTACGACCGGGCGCTGCTCGCGACGGCCGACGGAGTGAGGGAGAAGTTCGGACTCGAAGTGAAGCTCGACGAGCAGCCGGCGCTCTTCCAGGGGGGCGATTGCCCCGAAGCGGCGATCTACTGCGGGTGGTACAGTCTGGCCAAGTACGTCGACGCCTTCGAGTGGGTCCCCGGCGCGGTGGCTTATCATTTGGCCAGCAGCGAGGCGAAGACCCTTCGCAATCCCGACAGTGAAGTCTGGTGCAAGCGGATGCTCGAGGAGGGCGTCTGCGCCACGCTGGGGCCGGTCTACGAACCGTACCTGATGGCCTTTCCCCGACCGAACGAATTCTTCGCGCTGTTGCTTCAGGGCGAGCACACGCTCGTCGAGTGCTACTACCTGACGAACCCGTACAACAGTTGGATGATGACCCTGATCGGCGACCCGTTGTACCGACCGTTTATCCCCCGCGGACGCAGGCCGCGATAGGCGAGCGGGGCGAGCCGCAAGCGTGCGGTCGACATGCCGAAGGTTGGGAGCAGCAATGCCACTCCCCTTTTGGGCAAGACCCGATGCCGCGAAAGCGGTTGCCGTGTTCCCGTCGGGTTAGAATCCGAAATACCGCGCGGCGGGGTCTCCGCTGACGATACGTCTCTGCGTGAGAAAAGTCTGCAAACCGGAGTCGCAAGATTGACGGTTACGCGGGCCCTCCTACAATCACGGCAGTTTACTCTTCTTACGAGCCGTAAGGCACAGCGGTCGGCGCGGGCGTCGGCCGCCGTATCTGGCTGATCGATATCTGCGTCGGTTGAACGACTGATCCGAGCGGAGACGACTGAGAAAAGGCATTCCATCCCGTAGTCTCGTACAGACGGAGGGCCTCATGAACGCAATCTTGTCTCGGGCGGCTAGTCGGCTTCCTTTCGGCACTGCGGCCGCACTGGTTGCAGTTCTTCCAGCTCTCACGGCGATCTCGGCGGAACTGCCTTGGACCGGTCCCTGGACGGTCCACCTTGGAGCGACGAGCGGCAACTCTGTCCGTGCTTTCGGTGCGAGCATTACCGGAAACGGCCAAGTCGCCGACACCATGGCGAACGTCGCCGACGCTTACGTGCGGGCGACAGCCGACGCGTTTCCGTTTCTGTCCGATTCTGCGTCCACTGGGCTTGATTTCAACCGGACGTTCAAACCTGCGGCCAACAAATACTATCAGGTGA from Pirellulales bacterium includes these protein-coding regions:
- a CDS encoding tetratricopeptide repeat protein, which translates into the protein MPAPLGYRLREFFARIGERLAALGHAITYPFERIVGWFGERLVHSGGGFSRVDSGLATFLRALTWPVRLVMRGFAACGRVLFPEPVRDAWFRFVAALGRGAGRLVDALNLDGAVRWLAWLTQPAWRPVAAILGFAYAWVVTRHYRQMLWGLPALLLVAPILAAGGWWLWKGPSSVAASYQVAVKQAREDEDYTTMRLWERKLAQLKVDTNGPAFETALALVRDPDEAKQADGRQRMQSLAPVDSPGYPPAHFWLVEQYLGGAMGDGPEERLRLVDAHLEQLRKAGIRGESVDFARALWLLQSGKREEGAEALQKLAPKNPMAASQLMLVSVELGRPEDARREAARVRTYLLDEQNRGAQPTPQSMQLLAVAEQLLGNVRGCEAALRQWIAVDPERPEPRAALGEISLNELRVAILSQRPDGARLAQLLSDAVRFMPPQTPLGDAVAAIALRDDGPRLLRAMAESLNEAEDPPASLMLLVGTHLAQIGEAASAERLFERSVANDPGNGAAWNNYAWVLMNLEGSDRLTAARAAADRAVTIDPDSPSFRETRGQVLAKLSEWEAAAADLEYALNGLPDSKPTHAALARAYRELGKPELAAAHEELAK
- a CDS encoding TIGR03790 family protein, whose protein sequence is MRTITGLMLAFWFVAAPCRAVLQPQEIALVVAEGSRDSQRLAEYYCKVRGVPVENICAVAMPAGETCPRDEWQQAIRPAIRSWLAEHDPDRKLKCLATVWDVPLRIGAAEPDERLQAYREFLTGEYQVRLESLRRAERTFRDWSDATKLVAAPESTSDESTDLAALEKSLEKALQAAQAENKQIPDPARQRERQMEVQQLAGAIGGANILLQALNNQLTAAPDSAEPLKVEFHALRGRNIGLAEIQGLLEQQAPGIDRDAIRLAVLDRAAGWLGSAKWLQEQLAAVAKNETMASFDSELSLVLWPEEYQLLRWQPNYLRNTYDGSQLRRVHPTLMVARIDAPTLALAKGLIDTAVEVEKKGLAGKAYFDARGIGTREQENVAPGSYADYDRALLATADGVREKFGLEVKLDEQPALFQGGDCPEAAIYCGWYSLAKYVDAFEWVPGAVAYHLASSEAKTLRNPDSEVWCKRMLEEGVCATLGPVYEPYLMAFPRPNEFFALLLQGEHTLVECYYLTNPYNSWMMTLIGDPLYRPFIPRGRRPR